The Bacteroidota bacterium genome contains a region encoding:
- a CDS encoding sugar transferase: protein MNKKLQVTKYIIADLLSAAIAWSLFFFYRKYKIDDQIVANLIQIFSDHNFYYGILIVPVFWLILYILVGAYNDIYRKARLRELGQTLLISLIGVIFIFFALILDDIVISYKTYYQSFLVLYGLHFSITYFFRLVLTTITVRNIHNRALGFNTIIIGSNGNAINIYKEIENQVKSSGNKFIGFVRVLDADNFKLAGHLPHLGYYKDLRNIIESCRIEEVIIAVEEPEHKIVEEIITELEDLDVIVKVIPDMQDIMMGMVKTSSIFGAPLIQISSELMPAWQQSLKRLIDIVVSLIAMLVLSPAYIFTTLGVKLSSSGSVIYSQERVGIHGKPFKMHKFRSMYRNAEKGTPLLSSKIDPRITPFGRFIRKVRLDEIPQFYSVLIGDMSLVGPRPERQFFIDQIVKRAPHYRMLQKVKPGITSWGQVKYGYAENVDQMIERLKFDLLYIENMSLAMDFKILIYTILIVIQGRGR from the coding sequence ATGAATAAAAAATTACAGGTAACCAAATACATTATTGCCGACTTATTATCGGCTGCAATCGCCTGGAGTTTATTCTTTTTTTACAGAAAGTATAAAATTGATGATCAGATAGTTGCCAACCTAATTCAAATATTTTCCGATCACAATTTTTATTATGGGATACTGATCGTTCCGGTTTTCTGGCTTATACTTTACATCCTGGTTGGAGCCTATAATGATATTTACCGTAAGGCCCGTCTGCGTGAACTGGGTCAAACATTGTTAATCTCTCTGATAGGCGTGATCTTTATATTCTTCGCTCTCATTTTGGATGATATTGTCATTTCTTATAAAACTTACTATCAGTCATTCCTTGTGCTTTATGGCCTGCATTTTTCCATCACCTATTTTTTCAGGCTTGTTCTAACAACCATTACTGTACGTAATATACATAACAGAGCCCTGGGCTTCAATACCATCATTATCGGCAGCAACGGTAATGCAATAAATATTTATAAGGAAATCGAGAACCAGGTTAAATCAAGTGGTAATAAGTTTATAGGTTTTGTTAGAGTGCTTGATGCTGATAATTTTAAATTGGCCGGACATTTGCCTCATCTGGGTTATTATAAGGATCTGAGAAATATCATTGAATCCTGTAGGATAGAAGAGGTGATCATTGCAGTAGAGGAGCCGGAACATAAAATAGTGGAGGAGATCATCACTGAACTTGAGGATCTGGATGTTATCGTTAAGGTTATACCGGATATGCAGGATATTATGATGGGCATGGTGAAGACATCCTCGATCTTTGGAGCACCGCTTATTCAGATCTCTTCAGAACTCATGCCGGCATGGCAACAGTCACTCAAAAGACTCATCGATATTGTTGTATCTTTAATTGCCATGCTGGTTCTGTCGCCTGCATATATTTTTACTACCCTGGGTGTAAAACTCTCCTCAAGTGGGTCGGTTATCTATTCGCAGGAAAGGGTTGGCATTCATGGTAAACCATTTAAGATGCATAAATTCCGGTCGATGTACCGCAATGCGGAGAAGGGTACGCCTTTGTTATCATCCAAAATCGATCCAAGGATAACTCCTTTTGGCAGATTTATTCGTAAAGTGCGGTTAGACGAAATTCCACAGTTTTATTCGGTTCTGATCGGTGATATGAGCCTTGTCGGTCCTCGCCCTGAACGACAGTTTTTTATCGACCAGATCGTCAAACGAGCCCCTCATTACCGTATGCTTCAAAAAGTCAAGCCGGGAATTACATCATGGGGGCAGGTTAAATACGGTTACGCTGAAAATGTCGACCAGATGATCGAACGGCTTAAATTTGACCTGCTTTATATTGAGAACATGTCTCTGGCCATGGACTTTAAGATTCTCATCTATACTATATTGATTGTTATTCAGGGCAGGGGGAGGTAG
- a CDS encoding DUF4294 domain-containing protein yields the protein MKTITFFIFLLMFSVASFSQEYYTHYALIRTTQGDTLYVMSLPTVNIYGKIIFKTKGESRRFDKLARNVKKVYPYAVLAREKLAEYSSLLADVTSDKERRALMRQAEKELQDQYGEELKELTFTQGMILIKLVDRETGDTSYELVEELRGKFVAFFWQSLARIFGYNLKTKYDPSGEDKDIETIVLMIQNGTI from the coding sequence ATGAAAACCATCACATTCTTTATATTTCTTTTAATGTTTTCTGTCGCTTCATTCTCACAGGAATATTACACTCATTATGCCCTCATCCGGACCACACAGGGGGATACTCTTTACGTTATGTCTTTACCGACAGTCAATATTTATGGTAAAATTATTTTTAAGACGAAAGGAGAATCGAGACGATTTGATAAACTGGCCCGAAATGTCAAGAAAGTATATCCTTATGCTGTTCTGGCAAGAGAGAAGCTTGCAGAATACAGTTCACTCCTGGCAGATGTGACAAGTGATAAGGAAAGACGTGCACTCATGCGACAGGCGGAAAAGGAGTTACAGGACCAATATGGTGAGGAACTGAAAGAACTGACTTTTACTCAGGGTATGATCCTGATTAAATTGGTGGACAGGGAAACAGGCGATACATCTTATGAGCTCGTTGAAGAACTGCGAGGCAAATTTGTCGCTTTTTTCTGGCAATCTCTAGCCCGCATTTTCGGATATAATTTAAAGACCAAATATGATCCCTCCGGTGAGGATAAGGACATTGAAACTATTGTTCTGATGATTCAAAACGGAACGATTTAA
- the clpX gene encoding ATP-dependent Clp protease ATP-binding subunit ClpX, producing MARSFERCSFCGRPKKDTNVLIAGLDAHICDYCVAQAQAIIDEEVTPKKSEKFSRIKLHKPAEIKAYLDQYVIGQEEAKKIISVAVYNHYKRISQPMDPGDDVEIEKSNIIITGETGTGKTLLARTIAKMLHVPFCIADATVLTEAGYVGEDVESILSRLLQVADYNVTSAEKGIIFIDEIDKISRKSDNPSITRDVSGEGVQQALLKLLEGSIVNVPPQGGRKHPEQKFIQINTQDILFIAGGAFDGIEKKIASRLQTQIIGYNAARIKDSVDKDNLLQYIAPMDLRSYGLIPEIVGRLPVITYMNPLDRVTLRRILIEPKNSIIKQFIKLFAMDHIKLSFNDAVLDYIVDKSIEFRLGARGLRSILEAIMTDAMFELPSDNSTKEIHITSDYAEDKLRKTNTARLRVA from the coding sequence ATGGCCAGAAGTTTTGAAAGATGTTCGTTTTGTGGCAGGCCGAAAAAGGATACCAATGTCCTCATTGCCGGTCTGGATGCTCATATTTGTGACTATTGTGTTGCTCAAGCCCAGGCCATCATTGATGAAGAGGTCACTCCAAAGAAGAGTGAAAAATTCAGCCGGATTAAATTGCATAAACCTGCTGAGATCAAAGCCTACCTTGACCAATATGTCATCGGTCAGGAAGAGGCAAAAAAGATCATCTCAGTAGCTGTCTATAACCATTATAAACGAATTTCACAACCCATGGATCCGGGTGATGATGTTGAAATTGAAAAATCCAATATCATAATCACCGGTGAAACAGGTACTGGTAAGACATTGCTGGCCCGGACCATTGCCAAGATGCTGCATGTACCTTTCTGTATTGCCGATGCCACTGTGCTCACCGAAGCAGGTTATGTGGGCGAAGACGTAGAAAGCATATTATCCCGTCTTTTGCAGGTTGCCGATTATAATGTTACATCAGCAGAGAAGGGAATTATTTTTATCGATGAAATTGATAAAATATCGCGTAAAAGTGACAATCCATCGATAACCCGTGATGTTTCAGGCGAAGGTGTCCAGCAGGCTCTGCTCAAACTATTGGAAGGATCCATCGTTAATGTACCACCCCAGGGTGGAAGAAAACATCCTGAACAGAAATTCATTCAGATCAATACACAGGATATACTTTTCATTGCAGGAGGAGCATTTGATGGCATCGAAAAAAAAATCGCTTCAAGGCTTCAGACTCAAATAATCGGTTATAATGCAGCCAGGATAAAGGATTCGGTTGACAAGGATAATCTCTTACAGTACATTGCTCCCATGGATCTGAGGAGCTATGGCCTGATACCGGAAATTGTTGGCCGTCTGCCCGTCATAACTTATATGAATCCCCTTGATCGCGTTACATTGCGCAGAATTCTTATTGAACCGAAAAATTCAATTATTAAGCAATTCATCAAGCTCTTCGCAATGGATCATATAAAACTAAGCTTTAATGATGCCGTACTAGATTATATCGTTGATAAGTCTATCGAATTCCGCCTCGGCGCCCGTGGATTACGATCCATTCTTGAGGCCATCATGACTGACGCGATGTTTGAGTTGCCCTCTGACAATTCAACAAAGGAAATTCACATCACCTCCGATTATGCTGAGGATAAGTTAAGAAAAACCAATACTGCCCGGCTGCGAGTCGCTTAA